Genomic window (Litorilinea aerophila):
CCTCAGCCACACCCTTCCCCTGCTGCTGGTCACTCCGTTGATGGCCCTGGTGCTTATCTACGTCCTGGAAAGGCAGATCCTTCTGATCAATCTGTCGACCCAGTTGGAACGGCAGGCCACTGTTCTGGCTGAGGTGTTGCAGGATTCACCCGACCTGTGGTCCGAAGCGGGGCTGGCCCAATCCTTTGTCAACCGCTTCAGTCGCCACCTGACCGCGAACCTCTCCCTCCTACGGCCCGATGGGACCATTCTGGCTTCCAGCGATACCGGTGAGGCAAGGCCAAGTGCCTCCGGCAGCAGTGAAGTGAATGTGGAGCTCCTTCAGCTGGGCAAGCGACAGGTCATGGTCAACTACAGCCAGAACCCGGGCGAGGAAATCGTGGAAGTGATCGTTCCTGTTTTTCAGCCAGGGGGCGTGGTTGGCGCCATTCATCTGACTCAACGACTGGGACCGGTTTACCCCCGCTTTCAGCGACTGCGCACGTTCGTGTTCTGGGCCCTGCTCCCTGGATTGTTCCTGGGTGTTCTGATCGGCCTGGTGCTGGCCCACTTTGTGGAAGCGCCGATGCAGGAGCTCAGTCAGCAAATCGGCCGGATGGCCAGCGGAGACGCCCTGGTCGCCCTGCCAGAACCGCAGCCGACCGAACTGCGGACGCTGGTCCGCACCTTCAATTCCCTGGTGGATCGGCTACAGACCCTGGAAGCCAGTCGTCGTCAACTGGTGGCCAATCTGGTACACGAAATCGGCCGTCCTCTAGGTGCACTCCGCTCCGCGGTGGATGCGCTCCAGGGAGGTGCAGGGGCCGCCCCGGAGCGCCGCAAAGCCCTGTTGGCCGGGGTGGATACAGAGCTTCAACATCTGGAACAACTTCTGGAGGAGTTGGCTGAGGTGTACGCCCGGAAGGAGAACGAGCTGCGAAGGCTGCAACTGCGATCCACCAGGCTGACAGACTGGCTGGGGACTGTCCTGGCCCCGTGGGAGGAGGCAGCCAGACGCAAGGGCATCAGCTGGCAAGTACACCAGCCAGCCTCGCTGCCAACGGTGACCATCGATCCAGTCCGTCTGGGCCAGGCTCTGGGCAATCTGCTGAGCAATGCGGTCAAGTACACTCCCCCTGGGGGGGCCATTGCAGTCATCGTACACAGCGAAAGGGACATGGTCAACATTCAGGTGCGGGACACGGGACCGGGGATTCCATCGGCCGAACAGGATCGGATCTTTGAACCGTTTTACCGGTGGCCTTCGGAGCATCACTACCAACCGGGGATGGGCCTGGGGTTGGCCATCGCCAGGGAATGGGTGCGGGCCCATGGTGGACAGATCCAGGTTGAGAGCACGCCTGGCCACGGGAGCACCTTTACCATTTCCCTGCCCTTGACATAAAGCCGCTAGAGAGGCCATCAGATACGAGCTGTTCAGCCCTGGATAACGCGAAGGGGGAGTCTGCCTCGAGGCAGACTCCCCCTTCAGACTGCAGATCCGGCATGGACACTGGACCTGCAGTTTCATGGGCACCACATCGCAAGGCGATTCGGTGTTATCTTGTGAAGTTAAAGTTGGCCAGTTTGGCAGCAGTCCCATCATTCAACAGAACAATCAACTGCCGGCAGGTCCCTCCCCAACTTCGGTCCGTCTTCCAGGCATAGACGTACATGTCTTTGCTGGGTTCGTAGCTCAGCATGCTCTGGCCAGCAGTGACGGTCTCCTCAATGTCGGAGACGAAGGTACCCGTCTGGCAGTCGATAATCTGGGACTTTGGGTAGCCTGGGGCAAAGATGGCCAACCCCTGATTTCCGCCCAGGCTGAACTTGACGGGGATGGCGCTGCCCGCTTTCACCCTGTTCAGAGTAGGCAGGTTGTCCACAGGCTGGAAGAAGCCGTTCCAGTTGTAGATGACGCTGTACGTGACACTGGCCGAACTGCCATTGCCCGCATAGTCCAGGGCACCGGCGCACGTGGCGGTAAATGTGCCCACGTTACCATTGCCTCCAGTGATACTCAACGTGGCCGGCACTGCCACGCCGGACAGGGTATCACTGGTACCACAGCCAACTGTGGGGACGGCACCAGCGTAGTAGAAGGCACCCTGGGAGACACCGGTGACCGTCACCGCGGGCGGGGTTTTGTCGATGTTGATGCCACCCACCACGGCCGATGCGCTGTTCCCCGCATGATCCACCGCGGTTCCCACCACCGATTGGCCTGCACCTTCACTGCTCAAAAGCTGATCGGGCCCACAAGATGCCACACCCGACAGATTATCCCCACAGATGAAAGAGACGGTAACATCACTGTTATTCCAGCCGTTGCCATTGGGTCCTGGCGAAGCCGAACCAGAGATGGTCG
Coding sequences:
- a CDS encoding PxKF domain-containing protein: MKTVKRFMGEFYKVPKIALGSLFLALMLLALPLAVLADNLINDVIVGGNDTIVAGGNTTVSYRINATGGDGQPGCNASDGTPATITLNIPPGVTASANTLVFTQCNVFQPVTFSASVPGNYAITVANIADPGPGTYRNQADFTLHVLPPPDSTPPVISAQVVGTLGNNGWYVSDVQVSWIVIDPESAISSMSGCDPATINVDTAGQTFTCTATSAGGTASQSVTIMRDATAPTISGSASPGPNGNGWNNSDVTVSFICGDNLSGVASCGPDQLLSSEGAGQSVVGTAVDHAGNSASAVVGGINIDKTPPAVTVTGVSQGAFYYAGAVPTVGCGTSDTLSGVAVPATLSITGGNGNVGTFTATCAGALDYAGNGSSASVTYSVIYNWNGFFQPVDNLPTLNRVKAGSAIPVKFSLGGNQGLAIFAPGYPKSQIIDCQTGTFVSDIEETVTAGQSMLSYEPSKDMYVYAWKTDRSWGGTCRQLIVLLNDGTAAKLANFNFTR
- a CDS encoding sensor histidine kinase, translated to MNTLRRRFILSHTLPLLLVTPLMALVLIYVLERQILLINLSTQLERQATVLAEVLQDSPDLWSEAGLAQSFVNRFSRHLTANLSLLRPDGTILASSDTGEARPSASGSSEVNVELLQLGKRQVMVNYSQNPGEEIVEVIVPVFQPGGVVGAIHLTQRLGPVYPRFQRLRTFVFWALLPGLFLGVLIGLVLAHFVEAPMQELSQQIGRMASGDALVALPEPQPTELRTLVRTFNSLVDRLQTLEASRRQLVANLVHEIGRPLGALRSAVDALQGGAGAAPERRKALLAGVDTELQHLEQLLEELAEVYARKENELRRLQLRSTRLTDWLGTVLAPWEEAARRKGISWQVHQPASLPTVTIDPVRLGQALGNLLSNAVKYTPPGGAIAVIVHSERDMVNIQVRDTGPGIPSAEQDRIFEPFYRWPSEHHYQPGMGLGLAIAREWVRAHGGQIQVESTPGHGSTFTISLPLT